The following are encoded together in the Methanophagales archaeon genome:
- a CDS encoding DUF1186 domain-containing protein gives MKMEDWGAIGGGYMEIKEILSELEYNRGYFPYEAVQAAITQKEKIIPELLKILENVEKNIHQIKEQPNYMAHIYAMFLLAQFREKRAYPLIVDIFSHPGDTSDKIGGDFMCEDLPRVLASVCHGDTTLIKQLIENRNADEYVRDAGLKALLVLVTNGEATREEVIDYYRSLFRGKLEKKHSMVWNSLASCSSHLCAKELYEDIKKAYEDNLVDPFFIGLEDVDTYQSMGWEENLKSLKEDRHYQLIDDTIGCMEWWACFRHRKKKKAKPEPLKSLSTSASAKTKTKVQSKKRKKKVRKKR, from the coding sequence CGGAATTGGAATACAACAGGGGGTATTTCCCCTATGAAGCAGTCCAGGCGGCAATAACACAGAAGGAAAAGATAATACCCGAACTCCTGAAGATTTTAGAAAACGTTGAAAAGAACATACACCAAATAAAAGAGCAACCAAATTATATGGCGCATATATATGCAATGTTTCTACTTGCTCAATTCAGGGAAAAACGTGCATATCCTCTTATAGTTGACATTTTTTCTCATCCTGGCGATACCTCTGATAAGATCGGTGGAGACTTTATGTGTGAAGATTTACCACGGGTTCTTGCATCTGTATGCCATGGCGATACAACACTAATAAAGCAGCTCATAGAAAATAGAAATGCAGACGAGTATGTAAGAGACGCAGGCTTAAAAGCACTTTTGGTATTGGTAACCAATGGTGAAGCGACTCGTGAGGAAGTCATAGATTATTATAGGAGTCTTTTTAGAGGAAAACTTGAAAAGAAGCATTCAATGGTCTGGAATAGTCTCGCATCATGTAGTTCGCATTTATGTGCTAAGGAGCTTTATGAGGATATAAAAAAGGCTTATGAAGACAATTTAGTTGATCCATTTTTCATTGGATTGGAGGATGTGGATACATATCAGTCAATGGGGTGGGAAGAAAATTTAAAGAGTCTTAAAGAGGATCGTCACTATCAACTCATTGACGATACTATAGGCTGTATGGAGTGGTGGGCTTGTTTCCGACATAGAAAGAAAAAGAAAGCAAAGCCTGAGCCTTTAAAATCGTTAAGTACAAGTGCAAGTGCAAAAACAAAAACAAAAGTACAATCAAAAAAACGTAAAAAGAAAGTAAGAAAGAAGAGATAG